The genomic interval TGGTTCTCTACAGCTACTGAGGGTCCAAGAGCGAAATTGGTGGAGCCCTGTGAAGCCCTCCGCAGATGTCTGGACTTTGCTGGCCCTCAGGGGGAGGAGACTGGAGGGGGCTTCCCCTCTAACGAGTCAGGAGGAGACACAGCTTCAGACCATGGGGTAGTCATTCTGAGTTCTCCAGACGCTGTGTTGTGGCGGCCTGTGTTtcgttgtttttatttttttgcttgattcCCTgtgtttcttgttctttttgtcACCACATCTTGTGGTATGTTTGTAGCCCTGTTTCTGCTCTGTGTCTGTGTGTGGAGCTTTGTGGGTGTCTATGAtggttcctttttttaattgaagtggtttatccaccttttcaaaaaaaaaaataaagaaagacaaATGAGAAGACCAGGCATGCAAGAGAGTACAACTGACTTAGAAAAAAGAGGAGGAGaacaacacaaaatagaggGAGAATTGATCCACTAAGCTAATTCAACTATTTAAGTTGGTAACATGACGAGGGTAAGTTAATTTATACTCTATAAATCAATATATGGGTGAATTTTTTGATAGGACATCAAACTATAGCCTTTTTTCATTTTGGGgtttaaacttcaatttgaattaaaatgattaccaaacttcaattttgtttcaccaAAAGATCATTCAATAGATTTTGGCCTATTTTTGATAATGTAATGTCAAAATTTCCCTATTAACAGGTGAGATAGAATTATCAACTAAATAGCCAATGTGCTATATATATGGTGATAAAGAATTTCTGACATATACAACATCAAAAATATGCTTGAATCTCTCAGGTAATCACTCgatgaaataaaattgaagttggataaccactttgattcaaattgaagtttggaagCCAAAATGAAAAAGAGCCATAGTTTAATAccctattaaaaaatttatcccaTCAACATACTCTATAAATCAACAAATTCTAGTCACAACTCGGCAAGGCAGGCTTTGGACATAGGCTATTAAGGCAAATCACCATGCCCCTTAATCTAATAAGGCCCtataattcatgattttttaaaattatatttaaaattaaaagtgatgataataataataataatatatttactcaaccatattattaaaaatcttaaatatttttaaaatataaaatttagttCACTTAATTGATTCATGATAAGATAAAATTATATCAGGGGCCCTGATTTTTTTGGCCTCGTAAGTCATGAtatttccaaacaaaaatatttaaaatttatttatttataataataattattataattatttttattaccaaCATAATCATACTAGTAAGaatcataaatataaaacttcttttttttaagtGCCACTCACAAAGGGTTGATAGGCAGTGGCTTAACATCATATGAGGGTGATTAAAGTCATATAATGTGCAccccaaaaaatatttaagaaatcAAAGTGAGTTCATATATCTTTTACCATGTTACTTTGGAGAGAAGAAAAATGACATCCTCCCACATAAGACCCATGAATATTAAATGAACAGTAATGGTACATGATTTATACTGTTCAATGTATGCATAATACTAAAACAATATTATTGACAAGGGATTCAACCTTAGGTCAACCCGTTCGCCATTCTCATAATATAAAACTTTGATTTATCATATaatccatatttttatttttattatataatttattaaaaattatttaaaattttttgtaattttgcttATGGCCTCATTTACTCCAAAATAGGGCTTGCAACTGAGGTTAATGATCCGAATAAACTTGTTTAACaatctttcttttattgtacttaatataaaatgtttctaactataaaataattctttattttatcgttaaagtggataaacaaaTAAAGTTTGGGACGATATCTCATAGACAAAAAATGAACGAACATGTGACCAtactaattatgaaaaaaaaagcacaaacaGAACAAAAACTTTACGTAACCAAACTAACCCAAACAAAGTACAAGAACAAACAGACAAACATAAGATGGTAAACAGAACAATTAATGATAAAAGATAACTGAATTTACACAGTACCAAAGAAAGTGGACAATGGGCTCTAAGAAAATGGTGAGAACAGTAAACTTTTCATTTGGATAGGCATATTCATTATTGGCATTATTGGTTTATTGTCTATATTTCTCATAAAGGAGTTGgaatcaaattttcattaaatgaatgaaaacaaggCCACCAGAATCAACAATACACAATTTTTGTAATCAATTCTGAAATCAGAAGAGGAATTCTTTTCATTCTCAAACTCATTCTATAGGTAAAACATGCAACAATGGCTTTGATTCTCCAAGAAATAAGCTTCTGCTGATTGCTGATGATAGATAAAAGCATCTGAGGATCCATCTATAATGTAATGAACTTTCTGCTTGTTGCCAAGAAATAACCGCCAGCAACTCCAAACTCTTCCTAAGGAGTTCGATCGGGAAAAACaagccaatttttttatttctcctgGGGGCTGGGGGGTTTTATCTTAACATGTTGAGCCTTTATCCTTTGGAGATTTGCTTAGTCACAGATAGCATAAAGCTAATACAAGTCCAATTCTTTGAAGAGAAAAGCCCAAAATTCTTGTGCAAAACAATATGTGAATCAGCTGGGCATCTCATCCTCTTGATAATGAAGTGTGGTCCCTGCACAGAGCAATTCACTAATATCAAAACCTCCTCCACCTCCTGAATAAACAACCGAGTCACATGAACTATTAAGAGTAATACATTACCACTTGCTGCAGTATAGTCACTGATAAAATGGCTGGAAGTTGGTTTGGACAATGAGATCAACTCAGGGAAACTGCAAAAATGAGAACTAGAAAGAGTACACCTCGAGAGTTATTTACACAATGAAAGACATGAGATAACTAGGAAACATCTTTTCCTCTGTTGTCCTGTGCCAAGATATTATAACAAGAACAAGTCTTTTTTAACCATAGGAAGCACAATGAACATGGACAGATAAAACAAAGGCACACATCAAGCGTGAAAGAAGCACAAGCAGAACTAGATTTTATCAAATAAGAATATGTTACAGCTAGTGTTCTAATTACAAACACACAAGGGAAAAGGCAGTGATAATGACATACTCCAAGACATTCCATACATGTTGCTTACAATATTAGTTAGTTTACATGATTCAATGCATCATAATACAAGCATAGATAACAGattgaaagcaaaaaaaataaaataaaataaataaaataaaataaaaaatccttcTACTTTGCTATCTAAAGAAAACAATGGCGCAGAATACATAAAAACTGTTAAGTCTTAGTTAAAATTCTTTGACAAAGACAATGggtatttaataaaagaaatgttCTGTTCATTATATTTTCCacgaaagaaagaaataaaagagaaattaaaacaagataatagCAGTTAGAAGGTGGCACCAAAAGGTATAAAATGTgtcaagcaagcaagcaagcaaaacGGCTGATGAAATTCACCACCAAAAGGACAGAATTTGTGGCAATGCATTTGATCATAACTTGCCATGAGAGTACTACTACTTTAAGCAGGAACAGGGATTACCATTTATGCTTTCATGATGTTATAGACAAGGTGCTAGTAGTGTCCTTCTAGGGCTGCTTTCTATGGATCTTTCCGAGATGCTAGAGACAAGGTGGAAATACTCTCCTCCTGGCCCACATCGCCTTTCTAGCTTAGGGCATCCACTGATTTCAAGCCTTTTAAGAGTAGGAAGCCGCTGTTGGAGGCCTTCAGGGAATGACTTCAGCGCTGGACAATCTTCAATAGATAGCTCTTCAAGGGAAGTGAGGCCTTGCATCCCTTCTGGTAGAGACTCCAGCACAGGGCATTTAAATAACGCTAGTTTAAATAATGAAGTGAGGTGTCCCATATTTGAACATAAAGACTTGATGCTTGGACAATTGAAAACAGACAAGCTTTTGAGTGATGTGGGGCACTTGGGCAATTCTATCAGCGCATCACAAGCAGAAACAGAAAGATCCTCTAGAAACGGTAGACCACAATCTCTTTGTGATGATGCACCAGAATCTCTCAACATTTCATCCGGCCAGGACAATAGCTCTTCACAATGACCCATGCTGAGAGTTTCGAGAGAGGTGAGGTTATGCAAAGCCGCTGATAATGAGAACTGATGGCAATCATCAATATCTAAATAATGAAGTGATGAGCTTAAGGGTCTTGTCTCCTCCTTGTCTTCCAGCAGCAAAGTCAACTCATCACATCTCTCTAGCGACAACGCTGCAAGAGATTTCAAATGCTTGAAGAAGCCCTTCTCCTTGGACATGTGTGCGATTTGTGTCCCGCAGTATGATTCTGTTATGGATAAATCTATAAGAGTTGGAATTTGTGGTGGCATGGTTGTCAACTTCGGGCAACGAGTGATCCTCAAATTAGCAAGGCATGGAAACATGGGTGGAGCAGTTTCTCTATCCTCCCCTGGATACCACCCTTCCAGATTAGCCATTTCACGCAATTTCAGAAACCTCAATGCAGGGAATAATGATAATGCATCGCCTGTCGTGCTATTAATAATGTATTTGATGCTATCCATTCTACGAATAGTGAGTTCTTCAAGATAAAGTAATTGCTCCAGGGGCGGGAGTTGTTGGCATCCTTGGCAACCTTCTAGTCTGATCCTTACTAAATTTTGAAGTTGCTGTCCGTCTCTAATCCACATTGAAAACTGTGTGCCCGGATAATCATGCAGACTGAGCACTTTTAATGCAGCGTGAGGTTTCAGGGCTTCCAACACTTGTTCTGCATTTGCCACTGATGCTCCCCAAGACAGGGACAATGAGTTAATGTTTTGTCTGCTACTCATATTAGCTTCTTTTGCCTCATCCGCATTCTTCACCTCGTGGAGGTCATACAACCCAAGTTCACCGTCAAGATTCCAATGCTTTAACTCTCCTATCTTGTTCCCCGCTTTCTCAGAGACAATGTATTTTGTCAATGTTTTCAAGCAACGCAATCGACTTAAACCAGACCGCATGATTTTTAGTTCTGGACACCTACTAATATAAAGATGTCTAAGACTGTTCATGTACACTATGCTCATGGGAAGTTTAGTAAGATAATAACAATGATTCAGGTTCAATGTTTGCAAATTTATAAGCATACAGATTGATTCTGGTAGTTCCTTTATTTTAGTACCAAAAAGATTAAGATATCTTAGATGGTGCAAATATTGTATTGATGTAGACAGCTCGTCAACATTTGCTTCATAACGAATCTTTAACACTCTGACTAACTTCAACTTTGACAATCCAATGAAGTTTGTTTGGACATTTAATGCAGTGCGAACACTAGGGGGGCAATCACCCATATTATATCctatatcaaaatttaattcgAAATGGCGGgtcctttttgaaattttcatgaaTTCGTTTCTTtcagccaatgtggagcactcATCTCCAGTAACAAATTGTGCAAGGTCATGGATGAGATCATGCATCTTACAATGTCCACAATCATAACTAGCATATTGTAGAAGAGATCTCCATATCAATTCACTGAAAATCTCATGGCCTTCAACTTCTATATCTTTTCCAGTTTGAGATGGAATAAACCCATGAGCGATCCAAAATTGAACCAGCATATCTACTTTAATAAAACTATCCTTCGGGAATAGGGCACAAAAGGCAAAACATTTCTTCACTTCAGAAGGCAAATTAACATAGCTTAGCCACAATTCTGGTCTGATTTTATCTGTAGCACGTGGTATATCCCATATTTCATTATCTAACACAGCTTGCCATTGACTTTCTTCGATCTTGGATTGCATGAGACTCCCCATTACTTGTATTGCAAGAGGTAACCCTTTGCACTTATTGACAATTTTTTTACCAATCTCTAGGAATTTTGGTTGTCTTGATACACTTGTGGTGAATGCTCTTTGTTCGAACAAAGCCCAGGAGCTTTCTTCTGATAAACCCTGAAGAGTATAAGATTTCCTTGCACCCATTATCCCTTGAGCAGTTCTCATTGCGTGTGGTTATTAAAATTCTGCTTCCTTCTGCTCCATCGAGAAGCAGATGTCTAAGTGCACCCCACTTCATGTGATCTTCATTCCAAACATCATCCAAGACAAGCAGATACCTCTTCTGCCCCAGGAGTTGTCGTAGATCCCGCTGTAGCAGTTCCATGGGTTCATGTATCATTGTAAGACTTTCCCAGAGGCTGTGTGTATGATGTTTCCAGCGAGCTTTGTCACATTAAAATCATCAGAGACACATACCCATATGCGTAGTTGGAAGTGGCTCTCTATATCTTTAACTCCGTAGACCAACTGAGCAAGTGTTGTCTTGCCTAAACCGCCCATACCGACTATGGAAACCACTGTCACTTTCTCTTCAAAATGATCACGTATCAGCATCTGCATTATTTGCTCTTTCTCTTCATCTCTGCCAATTACTTCTGATTCAATTACATGAGACTGTGTTTGTGGCCTATTCCTCCAAGgtctgttgttgttattgttgttgtctgCAACCTTAAAATTGAACTTGTGCATCTCTTCTATGATACCATCTATTCTTTGGTTGATGCTTCTAAGCTTGTGCCCCAACTGAAGTTGAAACAGGAGTGGGTTATGATCAAGAGAGAAAAAGTCACGCACCTTGCTTTTCAAGGGACCGTAAAACTGGGCCTTGCGCTGGATGAGTAGGACATGTGTGTTGGCCTGGTCGAGGATGTCATCAGCATCGTAGGCAACATCTCTGAGCAGCATCAGCCAGGACTTGACAGTCTGATCCATGAGCTGCCTCTCCTCTGCATCTTCAACCAGAGGCTGGATTTGGAGTAAATACCTACGGAGCTTCTCCAgctcctcatcaactcctccccAAATTGGGCGTAGATATTGAAGGACAGGAGGTGCTGTTAAGTCGATGATCAGTCCCAGGGCTTTCACGAGAATAGCTTCCACGGCCATTGTTCCCGATGAGAGATCTCAGGAAAGAAAGACGACTCGGTTGATTGAACCCACTTCTTGACCAGATATTATTGGGGGTGAGACCGTCCACAGATATTATCGGGAGATCGGTTTGGTAGGTGACTTGTCAATGTCAACAACTCCATGGCcaccaatatttaaaaatagtaatattttgtacagtcactttttttttaaaaaaaaaaatttgtctgGTTGATCCCCTATTTATTAATGTGCCTTTTTgaggtatttaaaaaaataaagaaattgaaaTGACAAAAGAATAGGAGAATTAAATAGACACATTTAGAAAAAGTGGGAGATTGTATGAGTATTGTATTACTTTAAAAACATAGTTAATAAATGTAACACTTTAGATTTatgatgaataataaataataaaatatacaataaacttataaattattaaataagataaatatttataagtcattttttaaaagaaattggtGTATTAatctatgtatttattttaattattaatacatttttttaatttttatttatttttaaggaccattttttaattaaaattttaatgaaatctcaaaattaattcaaaaataaataaatcacgtgttatttaaaaacaaaagggCACAAATACATATTTGCGATatacaagaaaaatatcaaCTAAAGGTGGAGGAAACACTAATACAcatcaaatacaaaattaagaaaatacaccacaattgaatttttattaattttttttcaaagcgGATCATTAGATGCTGTTTGTTTAGAAAAGTAATTAGATAAATGAAGACGgaattaaaagataggaaaaatgataaaacattctaaaaaaattataagacaacaaaaggaaaataaaaatagaaaaatatataaaagacaaCTTCTACTAGAAATTGGgtgagaataaagaaaaaaactactAATACTTTTGAAATAGTCCGCATAAAAACCATTGATTTGAGATGGCATGatacatttatatattcttctttttGTCAAGCCACTGGTAGCCCATTGGTAATGACACCATGCAGTGGTGGGCAAAGTGCTAGATCGTAATTATTTGTGATGAAGTACTGTTGTAGACTATTTATCACTATTCTTGAGCTAGATATTgttgacattatttttaaattggttCTATTCTTGGGCATACGTAGTGTTTACAATACTGTTTAAATGAGTCCCATGAGTCTTTTGTGAGAGGTGTTGCATCTCTCCACTCTATAGTTGCATGGAATAGGAAATTTATTAGTCTGATTTGATTTCTGAAAATCTTTTTGGTGTTCATGGTACTTGCCTAAACTGCCATGTGGGACAGCGCTTGTCAcctttgtaaatatatattcttCCTTTCTATTTTGCACTAACAAGCATTGTTATACTATAGTGCAATGgtgcaatatttttttctttgtgtttaatatttttccattatagttaatattatattattattatttattattcattatttttatttactatttttcaattctATTTAGGGTTTATCTTTAAACTGTTTTGCATTCATTAGAACAACTCAGTTAAAGGAATGACAATTGAGAAAACACTAACTATTTCAAATCACTTCCCGTCTTTGGTTAAAAGTTGTGTTCCGCCATTCATCCCAAACATCACAATACAATAGTACAATGGATGTTTAATGTAAGCTTTTAAAAATGAGCAAAGTTTTTcgtcaatttaaataaaaaattcaaggaTTGGCAAATGAAGTTGAAAGCTTCAAAGAACTTGTTGTTACTTTCCTTCTTTTAGCATGGTTCATTGAGgttactaaaaaaaaagaatataaataggATTGCTAAATGAGTTGAGCCTTTCTCATTCGGCTCAATAAGTGGATAAGTTGAGATTAAATACACTTATcttgtttggtaattttttttttagaaagtggACAAACCACATgctttcattaataaaaaaaaacaacaaagtagTCCACTAGTGGTGGAAGCCAACGAAGTACAACAAAAGAACAACATAACAAAAAACtagaggaaagaaaaagagcagGACGAGATATAAGAATGGTAACATATAACAAAACCCCTAACCAAGCCAGGAGCATGGTTGTGAGCAAACTATGGACCCCGCTCTCTAAATTGCTTATTACGTATTGTCGGATCGTGTAAGCTTATCAAGGAACTCCAAATTACGCTTAGCTGTCATAACAGACCCTTCCAACCTAGCTTTCTTTGTTTCCAAAGCTACTACAATCCATGTCAAATACATATAAATGGTTTTGGCGATCACATAAGAAAATACagaataattatcttaaaaagtGTGTGTGTTTCTTTACAGCCAAAGATTCCATATTATAGCCCTAGTGTCCCTCTTAGAAGAGGGATGTTGGGTGCGCTACCAGCCCCATAACTCTTGCAAGAAAAATGGTGGTGCAGAGAGTTTGAAAGTTTGGGTAAAAACCATCCAAATACTGTTAGCATCTAACATAGAAGGAGAAGGTGGTTGGAGGATTCGATTGCAGAATGATAGAGGACATAAGTGGTCGTAGGAAGTTTGTTACACCTTCTTACAGCCAGAATGTCTAAAGTAGGGATATAATTGTCCCATGCTAGACAGTTAAAAAGGTTGACTTTCTTTGGGCATAAACTTTTCTAGATAACATTGGATGTCTCACGGAGGATACCTCCATGTCTAATTAACCCATAAAGATTTAATAGTGAACTTTCCATTAGTTGTAAAGTTCCACTTTTTTAGTGTCACAAGCCAGTGTTCCTTGGGTGAGACTCCCATGGTTGAGTTTCTAAAGCGCAAGCTGATGAGGAACCATGTAAAATTAGCAAAGTGTAATAATTCCTTAATTGTAGCAAAAGGGTGTTGTGCAGAACTAAAGAGATCTGGCCAAAGGTACATTGGTGCATAATTGTTCACCCATTTGTCATACTAAAAATAGGTGGTGGAACCATCTACGATGTTGGGGGAAGTGTAGGCCCTAGAGCCCAGTAGGGATATGAGGAGGCCATTCCAGAGGAAAGACTTCTTACGTGAAGACAGGTAGAAAATGTCCCAAAGTTGGTGAGTCCTAGTAATAAACCAGAAAACCTTAGTTTCACACCAAGGGCTTCCAAAAgagat from Dioscorea cayenensis subsp. rotundata cultivar TDr96_F1 chromosome 7, TDr96_F1_v2_PseudoChromosome.rev07_lg8_w22 25.fasta, whole genome shotgun sequence carries:
- the LOC120264814 gene encoding disease resistance protein RGA2-like, translated to MGSLMQSKIEESQWQAVLDNEIWDIPRATDKIRPELWLSYVNLPSEVKKCFAFCALFPKDSFIKVDMLVQFWIAHGFIPSQTGKDIEVEGHEIFSELIWRSLLQYASYDCGHCKMHDLIHDLAQFVTGDECSTLAERNEFMKISKRTRHFELNFDIGYNMGDCPPSVRTALNVQTNFIGLSKLKLVRVLKIRYEANVDELSTSIQYLHHLRYLNLFGTKIKELPESICMLINLQTLNLNHCYYLTKLPMSIVYMNSLRHLYISRCPELKIMRSGLSRLRCLKTLTKYIVSEKAGNKIGELKHWNLDGELGLYDLHEVKNADEAKEANMSSRQNINSLSLSWGASVANAEQVLEALKPHAALKVLSLHDYPGTQFSMWIRDGQQLQNLVRIRLEGCQGCQQLPPLEQLLYLEELTIRRMDSIKYIINSTTGDALSLFPALRFLKLREMANLEGWYPGEDRETAPPMFPCLANLRITRCPKLTTMPPQIPTLIDLSITESYCGTQIAHMSKEKGFFKHLKSLAALSLERCDELTLLLEDKEETRPLSSSLHYLDIDDCHQFSLSAALHNLTSLETLSMGHCEELLSWPDEMLRDSGASSQRDCGLPFLEDLSVSACDALIELPKCPTSLKSLSVFNCPSIKSLCSNMGHLTSLFKLALFKCPVLESLPEGMQGLTSLEELSIEDCPALKSFPEGLQQRLPTLKRLEISGCPKLERRCGPGGEYFHLVSSISERSIESSPRRTLLAPCL
- the LOC120264815 gene encoding LOW QUALITY PROTEIN: putative disease resistance protein RGA3 (The sequence of the model RefSeq protein was modified relative to this genomic sequence to represent the inferred CDS: deleted 2 bases in 1 codon) — translated: MAVEAILVKALGLIIDLTAPPVLQYLRPIWGGVDEELEKLRRYLLQIQPLVEDAEERQLMDQTVKSWLMLLRDVAYDADDILDQANTHVLLIQRKAQFYGPLKSKVRDFFSLDHNPLLFQLQLGHKLRSINQRIDGIIEEMHKFNFKVADNNNNNNRPWRNRPQTQSHVIESEVIGRDEEKEQIMQMLIRDHFEEKVTVVSIVGMGGLGKTTLAQLVYGVKDIESHFQLRIWVCVSDDFNVTKLAGNIIHTASGKLTMIHEPMELLQRDLRQLLGQKRYLLVLDDVWNEDHMKWGALRHLLLDGAEGSRILITTRNENCSRDNGCKEILYSSGFIRRKLLGFVRTKSIHHKCIKTTKIPRDW